The Bacillota bacterium genome contains the following window.
GGGGAATAGGCTAGGGTGGGGTTTCCCTGACAGCCCAAACGGAAGTTATCCGGGAGGAAGGAGTTTCGGCAGCTAAACCTCTGGCTACCCGGACTGGCGGAGAAAGACCCTTGCAACTAGTAGCCCGCAAGAAGGTTAAGCATGTAGTGGCCCTGAAACTAGACCGGCTTTTCCGGGATGCTG
Protein-coding sequences here:
- a CDS encoding recombinase family protein; the protein is MTAQTEVIREEGVSAAKPLATRTGGERPLQLVARKKVKHVVALKLDRLFRDAEDALHQTKAWDKAGIALHLVDMGGQTLNTATAWGDFS